A genomic region of Zea mays cultivar B73 chromosome 6, Zm-B73-REFERENCE-NAM-5.0, whole genome shotgun sequence contains the following coding sequences:
- the LOC118472183 gene encoding uncharacterized protein yields MEVSHQKSCANLALLNRRPCEAMEPSFLAPAPQVRPGTSQRLPLCSCARSPVLHLAGVDLPSPLSSGRHPGRRLSPLMDVVAQVLSLLPSTCLTASLYRTPLSNRATDSTRHRHSAEPLPLPHRHSARRWFLLRFPFPAWFLAIRATRPTCQNVLPPSVRCHDGHPRCDRLVTPALPSLLEILPLRSLLVAVPCCS; encoded by the coding sequence ATGGAGGTCAGCCACCAGAAATCGTGCGCCAACCTTGCCCTTCTCAACCGTCGACCATGTGAAGCCATGGAGCCGTCGTTCTTAGCCCCGGCTCCCCAAGTCCGGCCAGGAACTTCCCAGCGCCTCCCTCTCTGCTCCTGTGCTCGGAGCCCAGTACTCCACCTCGCCGGGGTCGACCTCCCCTCGCCCTTATCCTCTGGCCGTCATCCTGGTCGCCGGTTGAGTCCCCTCATGGATGTCGTTGCCCAGGTGCTGAGTCTCCTCCCCTCGACATGCTTAACAGCGTCGTTGTATCGGACTCCGCTATCGAACCGCGCCACTGATTCAACTCGCCATCGACACAGCGCCGAACCTTTGCCTCTGCCCCATCGTCATTCTGCTCGACGCTGGTTCCTCCTCCGATTCCCATTCCCTGCTTGGTTTCTTGCCATTCGTGCCACTCGGCCAACGTGCCAGAATGTGTTGCCTCCCTCCGTTCGTTGCCATGATGGCCATCCTCGTTGCGACAGGCTGGTCACCCCGGCGCTGCCATCCCTACTCGAAATCCTCCCTCTTCGAAGCTTGCTGGTCGCTGTTCCATGCTGTTCCTAA